DNA sequence from the Cyprinus carpio isolate SPL01 chromosome A9, ASM1834038v1, whole genome shotgun sequence genome:
GAAAATGTCAAGCATTTTGTTTGCAGGTGCcacttggttttatattttgttaggtattgtaataaaatgtaagaattttcCGGTTTAagtgtcaaaattatttttgaggCAACTGTATAAAATGGCTCATAATTTTGAAGCAGACCAGAATTGATAGGCATAAACTAAAGGAAAACAACATGCCTGGTTGGTGATGTTTCAAATATCTTTGGCATGACATTGAGTTCTCTTTTCGAATGtctatgtgagtgtgtttgactGATGGGGTCTGGTTTGTTCCCATGCCACACCACCCTGAAGCACTCACAGTCCTTAGGGGTATAAGGGTAATGATGAGACTGTTATGGAATCtaataaaactgtgtgtgtgacagagagagggTGTGAGAGGATCAGTGGGGTAATGGCACAGGTCATTACTGGGCCCAGTAAAGTGTGTGTACTGGGCTGATATGGCCTGGAGAACAGTAGGCAAGAATTTTGGGTGGAGACGGAGGCAGGGAGGGAGGAATGGATGGATGAGGGAATACAGGAGTTTTAATGCTCAAGCAGATAAAAAAGAGGAGTGGGAGGAGAGGAGTCCCCTGTTCCACCCTCCCTCCCACCCGCTCTTTCATTCACATGTTCCAGTTTATGGCGCAGCATTTCCTATCTCCAAGACTCCCCACgttgagaagagagagagggagagagcagaagaaataaaattttttgaaGATGATTTGAAAGGATTCTTAGATGATACTATTATGCAAATTATGAAAaggtataaaaaaatacattttgattaaaattattttaatgacttttgttcatgtaaataataaaattaagtcagcttatttggaataattaaatttgaaataattttctatttcaaaatttaacatttaattcagtgtgttactttctGTTTCTTTGAAAATATTCTTGAATATACTAGCATTTTTTTTCTATCGTGGTGTTGCCAGGGAGTTGCTAAGATGTTATGAATGaccactagggtgttgctagtgtGTAGTAGGTGATTGCTTATTGGCCCGAGGTAAATGAATCCACCccacgtttttttttatattcaataagTCTTATCATAGACACTAATTGTACATTTCTCTTTAGCCACAACATTTAAGGCATCAACACAAATGAATGTAGCAAggatgagcaatagtaatagtggtGCTTACCTCTAATAATGTATTAGTTAACCTGGCGCTTAACTAATAATGTAACTTCAtagtgaacataaaaaaaacagtcctCTACTCTTCACTttagaaaatgtatcagtttttatctatgtgtgtgtgtgtgtgtgtgtgtgtgtatgtgtgtgtgtgtgtgtgtgtttgtgtttgtgtgtgtgtgtgtgatatatcgATGACTCTCTAACCCTTTGTAAGTCACAAAGAGGTTGGTGGTTTTTAGCCGCGTTGCTGGAATAAAGAACCTGAAGAGGAGAGAGATAAATCCTGGGACATGTGCAGAAGGTCTGAAAGGAGGAGTGGAGATCTTCTCACCCTCATCTTTTCACCAATAGATAAGGACGGATGGCCCTCAATCAGTCTTAAACTTGCCCTGACTCAgatattcacacacactcacacacacagacacacacacacacacacacacacacacacacacacacacacacacacacacacacacacacacacacacacacacacacacacacacacacacacacacatttacctagCTAGACttctgttattattaaataaagcaattattaattatttatgaacCAATTATCCCATGTGAACAtgctaaaaaataagtttttctagatatttttccACTTCAGTATAATTCAGTAAACATATTTCAGCACTTAAGCATTGGAAACACACTTGGTGATATCAGTAGATTAAAAGCAAAACATGATTTGGCCACTTTTGTGCCTGCAAATTGTAAAGATCACTGcattttccattataattagatcTTAAACATGGTTTGCTTTATTTGAGAGGGCATTTTTTATCACTTGGTCCTCACAAGTatcaaaaacattacacacatgCTTAAACATAATTGATTGGTTTTACCAAAATTTACTTACATTAAACAGTTAATGAAACAAATCAGTTCGACTGAGAATTTGTGAATTCACAGTACAGAGGCTCTTCTCtctgcaacacacacacgcatactcaCACAGTGGTTGGTCAGGGCATATATCAGTAAAGTATACCAGGACACATAGGCATTTTGTGGAGAACAATAGGACACCCCGTTCTACTTTCTCTTCTTTTGTCTCATTTTGTTTTGGCTGGATTTAGCTGCACTGATGAGCTGAAGAATGAACACAAAGAGAGAGCAGACCCCTACATCCTTCTCACAATACGCCCACCATCATCAGAGAGAAAGTTTTCACCTCAGGAGAGAACGACATGAGAAGATGGCTTTAAGAAAAGCACTGAAGTGAGGTTAAAATTAGTGAGGTAATCTCTTCAAGTTGTCAGCGGACATAAGGCAGCTATATGTAAATGAAAGAGGTGGTAAgttaaagtgtgtgtatgtgcgtccTCGCAAAGAGAAGGGTTTTAAGTCGGGGTGTCTTACTTTGATCTTTCCTACTTCTCTGTCCCACCTCTCCCCCCTCTgtacttctttttctttcttttttttacctccTTGTAAGAAAATCAAGGCCCATTAACCCTAATCTCACTTAATGGCATCTACCTCTCCTTTTGTCCCGGGCGATGGGCAACAGACTCCTTCCATTCAGCCTCTCGCCCTCTTTCACGCGCCTGGCCGGACTAATCCCCTTTTGCAGTGGGACTGATTATTCCTTGTATTTTATCATTATGCTTATGATTATAATCTGCATTCTCATTCACGCACCCTTTCCTACAAGATGGAATTGCCTTTCCCTCCTTTCATGGCTTTCACCGGGCACTGAGATTGAAAgaattgcttctttttttcagaCGCCCAGCCTTCGGAGGGGTGAATGTCAGAGTTTGGGTGCTGGAGAGGGTGTTGTTTGTAATTTAGGTAAGTGAACTCCTTTGGTGGAAACACATTTTCTGGGCGTTTGAATATGCTGTTCACAGAGAGTAATGAATGGTGCCACAGCGGCCCGTGTAAACGCATTTACCTTGATAAGCAGCGATCGAAGGAGTGGATTAAAGATGGTGAAGCTGGAGAAAGAGTGTGGGCTAATTATTATGGGGCTGTCGGGTTTGATGTGGGGCTTGTTTGGGGAGTTGAATGGGGTGGGTTCAGAGAAGGATGGGGTGAAAGAAAGGCTCCGTCCTTGTGCTGTAAAAGAGGTGCACAATTAATTATTTCAATCCGTTTGGATGCAgccaagcacacacacatgcacacacttactATGACAGAACGagatgaaaaaaacaagaaatgtgcTGAGAGATTAACTTTTGCAGTAGTTTCaaataacagacacacacacacactctttcagttTTTCTAGTTTAATTCTTAGCAAACACAAAGGAGAGAACAACAATATGGGAGACAGACTGTATCTAAGAGTGTTTTGCAAAAGGaaaaactggtaacactttaaaagttTCAGTAAGCTAATGCATACTTGCACATTCAAGTTTATACCACTtggaatgttaaaaatgtattagtacatgtggaaattaacattaaccaaaatTTTATAAATGCTCATTTAATCAAGTTTTGCTCAGTGTTTATTTATGATACTTAgggatagttcactgaaaaatgttgtcatcacttcctcaccatcatgtcatttcaaaagtctttcttctgtggaacaagcaaatttcttcatttgtgttccagcAAAGAAAGTGGGTTTGGAAACGTCATGACAGtgaagaaatgatgacagaattttagtttttgggtgacCTTCTCCAAGTCATGTTGGAATCACTTTGGGAAACGTGTGGCGGGATTAACATGCACCACCCGTGGGGTCCGACACACCCCACACTGGCACACCAGGTTCTCCAATATTCTGCCTGACCCCCATGCCAAGGGCTCCTCCTGGGTACCCTGAGGCAGAAAGGGGCACTTTACTGCACCCATTTGCTGCTCAGGAGGGGAAAGCAGAAGCTGTCCTGGCCCGTTAAGAAATGGCCACCCCCCTGTCAGCAGCAGACGTGGTACAGTCCCGCTGACACCCATCCCGATGCTGACCTCTCCCAGCAGACGCCTCATCTCCTGCAAGGAGGAGCCTAGGAGCAGGATGTAGTTACGGGCCAACACCAGAGTGGAGATCTTAGACAGGCGCCGTCCGGTCGGAGGGGCTCCGGGAGGAAAGTAAGGGTGCTGCAGTACTCCACCTATACCGGTTGGAGGAGAGTAGGGAACCATGACCTCCCGTAAAGCATCCATGGCTACGTTGAGGTCctgcattctcttcctttcacGGCTGTTGATCTTTCTCCGTAGCTCCTGTTGTTCCTCCACACTAAGCTCACGAGGGGGTTTCAAAGATCTGAGAGGCCCCTGGAGACCCCCAGCACTGAAACCTGGTCCCCCTGCTCCTGTTACCCGTACCATTCTTGGCATTAGTTGCTGCAAAGAGCTCTCACCCTGCTCTCTGCACCTAAAACCAGGCACAGCCTGCATTCTGGAAGAAGATATTAAGAAAACGTATAAGGCAATTgaataaaataggaaaaaaaattaaaaatcagcaTGATATCTTTGGGATTTATAGAATGTGTTCAACCAAGAAATTAAAATGCTCTAttcttcattatttactcaccatcatgttgttccaaatgtttCCAAATGAAGTTtgatgttctttcttctgtgggacataTTTTGAGAATTGTCTGATTTTGACCTTATATTCAAAGTCAGTGTGGTCCAAAACAACTTTGGACCCCTTTGACTTTCATGGCACAGAAACACCTTCAAAATGTcatcctttgtgttccacagaagacagaacaACATGAACAGAATATCATTGGAACACATGAAATTGAGTAAATTAtggcaattttttcattttttgggtgatctCTTTAGAGTTCAGTTGTTGTGTTGCTCAGTCCTGCTAGCAGGCAAATCATTTACCTTCAAGCTTTTGGTCCACACTCTCCAGATCTTCTTCCAGGTATTCCTTGAGTAAAAATAAAGCAGTTCACTTCTTCAGGTCCATATTCATCTAGTCACGAGTTAATCTTCCTAAAAACAGTAAtggttaaatgttaaatgctcaGTTAGATTGTTTGCCCTTTTGTCCATATAGTTGTCCTTCATGGAGATGGCTAACTAACACACTCCCTAACCATTAAAAGGATATGAGAGAAGGACTGCTGCAATGAGCTAATGGGTtactctttcactctctctctctctctctttctttctgttcctgACGCCCCCTCATCTGCCCTCCATGCTAATGATTTGATCATCATTCCCAATGGTTGAAAACCCTGATTGTGAGCACATGCCCCATGTTTATTAAATGGGATCTGAATATGTCTTTATTTCTGCTCATATCAAAGCAATACTGTTATATTTTCTTGCATGCATGGGATATATTGTGACATTGAATTTCAGCTATTGAATGAGGAAGCAAATGAACAAGTGAGCCAACAAATAGAAGGCCTAATGATTCTCGTCACAGGTGGCAAACCGGACATACCCAGGGTAAGACTGATTGTAAAACATATAAACGGTGTAATTATCTCTTTTCCCAAACTATTGACACACTTTCATTTAGCCTCCCTCTAAACGTGAGAGGAAGGAAGAGACGTAAACAGAAAGCATGTTGTTCACGCTGAGAGCAGGAGGTGAGAACATAGAATCTCCTGTTCGTCTGGCAGGGGTGAGAGGAGGGTAAGAAGGTGGCGGCACCCGGTCCCGGTGAATGGTATCATGGCATCCATGCACACATACCCATAGGCTCAGACAGGAAAGAGAATTTAAAGAGCAATCGGAACGCCAGGCACCTGCAGGGCAACAGAACACAACCTGCCAGTGTGTTGGGGTGTGTGGAAGTGTGTGTGCCTCTAGCTGACCTATAAAAGACAGCCTGTGATAGATTAGAGCTGGGATGTTCATCAGCTGTACGTTTGTGAACGTGTGTGTGAAAAGAAACGGCAACAGAAAGGAGGGAGGGTGAGAAGAGAGGGCCGAAAGGGACACCTGCtctgacacagagacagagagaagagatgaaaaagagagggaaagaaagaacCTGGTGTCCACCCACAACAACGCCCCCCTCCCGCTCTCTCCGTCCTTCCTTCCAGCTTGTGGGGGGTTGAATGGGGTGGCGCAGTGCCGGGGGGCTCACATCCGTACCCCCTGCCCCCAGTGCCGATTGCCTCCGTGGGTTTCATAGTGAGGCTGGAGTGGGTCGGGGACTGGTTGAGCCAGGCAAGGGGGAGATGAGGGCTGTCTTTGTGGGGGTCATAGTGTGCTCCGTCTGGGCCAAGCCGGCAAACTTGGGCTGGGTCTCTGGAGCTGCACCTGGGGGTTCAATCAGCTCATTCACACCAAGCCTGTTTCCTGTAGTTACCAGTAAAACGCCTGGCTGAGGTGGTGTTCATTTGGCACTGCTGGGATTCCCATCTCTAAGACACAGATACAAACATGCGAACACACATGCACGATAACTTAAACAATCATGTAAAAACATGTTTCTACTGCCCTCATGCCATATTAAAAGGGCGAACTAATATATTTAAAGCTGAATATCTCTGTATCATGTGTATATATGTTGTTCTGTTCACTAAGGGATGAATCATGATTACTGATAGTTGATGATGCATCTTGccattttgaatgtacacaaatgCAAATGAGATTACGCAGCCTCACCGAATAGACAGTGTGTCCATGGAtccataaaaatgcataaaactgtcttcaaaattcaaaaaaaggtCCTAAATGTGGCTGTGCATGAAAATCAACAATAATCTAGTGTTGCATATGCACTGCAGTAAAAagatttaagtttttaagttttactaaaattaatgtatttttctatttaaacattttacatattgATTTAGAATAGCTGC
Encoded proteins:
- the LOC109096167 gene encoding oligodendrocyte transcription factor 1-like, translating into MQAVPGFRCREQGESSLQQLMPRMVRVTGAGGPGFSAGGLQGPLRSLKPPRELSVEEQQELRRKINSRERKRMQDLNVAMDALREVMVPYSPPTGIGGVLQHPYFPPGAPPTGRRLSKISTLVLARNYILLLGSSLQEMRRLLGEVSIGMGVSGTVPRLLLTGGWPFLNGPGQLLLSPPEQQMGAVKCPFLPQGTQEEPLAWGSGRILENLVCQCGVCRTPRVVHVNPATRFPK